A window of Candidatus Eremiobacterota bacterium genomic DNA:
CCGGGCTATCATGCGTTGAGAAGGCGGCCGACAGCCGTCGGTTTTCGAGGGAGAGAACGTGGCTCACGCAGAGGCCTACAGCGACCCCGGCACGCCGGAGGAACAGACCCGAAGGACTTTCATGGCCAACGCGGTGCTCGCGCTCGGCGGGGTCATCGGCCTGGGGCTGGCGATCCCGCTGATCACCTCGCTGGTCCCTCCGGGGGACGCGAACGCGGACCCCTGGTCGCCGCTTACCCCCGACGAGGTGTCGCAGCTGAAGAAAGCGACCGACAAGCCGCTGAAGGTCACCTTCATGCTGCACGAGTCGAACGGCTACTTCGGCGCGGTCGACACCGAGCAGTTCTTTTGGGCGATCAAGACCGACGAGGCGACGATGCGCAAAAAGCGCCCGCAGCTCTTCGACGGGATCGAGAAGGTGCCGTATCCGGTGGTGAACATCGGGTTCGTCGTGTTCAGTCCGATCTGCCCCCATTTGGGCTGCAGGTACGCGTGGAACGACTCGCTGAACCGCTTCTCGTGCCCGTGCCACGGCTCGCAGTACACGAACCTCGGCGAGCACGTCGCGGGGCCCGCGCTGCGCGGGCTCGATCCGCTCCCGCTGCGCGACTTCCAAGGCAAAGTCGCGGTCGAGTGGATCGAGTACAAGCAGAACACGCCCGACCACATCATCCTGAAGGTCGCGTAGAGGGAACGGGGCGGAGCACATGCTGACGTGGTTGGACCAGCGCACCGGGCTGGTCACGATGACGAAGGACTTCCTCACCGAGGACGTCCCCGGCGGCGCATCCTACTGGTACGCGTTCGGCAGCGCCACGCTGTTCGCGCTGATCCTGCAGATCGCGACCGGCATCTTCCTGTGCTTCTTCTACGCGCCCTCGACCGCGACCGCGTGGGAGTCGACCGACTATCTCATCAAGCACG
This region includes:
- a CDS encoding ubiquinol-cytochrome c reductase iron-sulfur subunit codes for the protein MANAVLALGGVIGLGLAIPLITSLVPPGDANADPWSPLTPDEVSQLKKATDKPLKVTFMLHESNGYFGAVDTEQFFWAIKTDEATMRKKRPQLFDGIEKVPYPVVNIGFVVFSPICPHLGCRYAWNDSLNRFSCPCHGSQYTNLGEHVAGPALRGLDPLPLRDFQGKVAVEWIEYKQNTPDHIILKVA